The following DNA comes from Roseinatronobacter sp. S2.
CCCGCGCGGGCTGGCGCATTGGTCAGGTCAACGACCGCGCCCATGGCGGCCAGATCGGCCTGCGCTTGCAGGCGGTTCTGGTCGCGGTAAATCTGGCCCAGATCAACGCCAAACGCCACGAACCCGAACAAGACCGTCAACAGCAACGCCACGATGATTGCCACGGCGCCATCCTCGCTGCGGGTAAACCTGCGAAGGGTTGGGGGCTTAATAGGCAAGATAGGCCCTCCCCACGATTTCAGATATACCCAACCCGAAAAGACTGTTGGCCAGTTCAAGCAGCGACCCGTCAACCGCGTAGATGACCGTCACCTGCACATCGGCCAGCGCGCCGTCGGTCACGTCAACAGTCCAACTGATCGCATCCTGACGCAGCAGCGGGTAACGTAGCTTCGCGTTTATGATATAATCCTTCGCAAGCTCTTCGCGTTCATCGTCTTCCAGCCCCTTCACCGAAACGCGGGCCGCTTCGGCAGCAAGCTGCTGGACGGAATGCGACACGCCGAACAGATATCCAAAGCTGATGGTTCCGAACACCAATGCAATCAGCAGCGGCGCAATCAGGGCAAATTCGACCGCGACAGCACCTTTCTCACCTGCGCGAAATAATTGGATGGGCTGCCTTATTTTGCCTTGCGGGGTCATGCGTCACATCCCCCCGATGATGTTATCAAGCACGCGGATGACGGCGGGGCCAACAAGCACGACAAACACTGCGGGCATAATCAGGAACACAAGCGGGATCGTCATAAGAACAGGCAATCGCGCGGCCTTTTCTTCGACCCGGAACAGGCGGTCGGCGCGCTGTTCGCGCACCAGCGTTCTGATTGCGGTGCTGAATGGCGTTCCATGGCGTTCGGCTTGTAATATTGTTTGCGTGAACTGCCCTATTTCAACAAGGGGCACGCGGATCGCAAGATCATCAAACACTTTCTTGCGGTCATTATTCACCTTCAATTCATTCAGAACGCGGCTTAATTCCGTCGCAAGTTCGCGGTGCAGCGCCTTCAATTCCCGCGCGACACGTTCCAGCGATGGCTGCGCACCCAACCCCGCCTCGGAGGCAATGACAAACAGTTCCAGCATATCCGGCAAGCCATCGCGAATGGCCGCAAGCCGCCGGTTCCGGCGCAGGCCAATCAGAACGTCTGTCGCCTTGGACAGGAAGAGCCCGAACCCCGCAACCAATGCCACCTGAAAAACAAGGCTGGTTCCCGCAGACGGGAAAAGCGCAATCCAGATCAAACCGGCAATACAACACAACCCCGGCACGATGGTCTTGACGAATGCATAGATAACCACTGCGTCACGCCCGTCGAATCCGGCCGATGCCAGAAACGCGCCGCTGCGGCGCGCCTCTCCACCGCTCATGATTGTCAGGCGCTCCCCTATACTGGCGGCAATACCGCGCAAGGCCCCTATGGCACCGGTTGCCAGGGATGGGCTGATGCTGCGGGGCCTGCGCGTATTTTCACGCCCGATTGCGCGCGCAATACGCTTGTCGTGCTGCGCACCAGCGGTCGTTGCAGATATCAGCGCGCCAATGGCAAACACGATGACACCCAAGGCAACCGCTGCCAGAACAAAGGGATAGATGTCCGCATCAAACATCAAGCCGCCCCATCCTGAACAGAACAAGCATGCCCGCTGCCAGACTGGCCAATCCCAGCCCCGTCATTGCGCGGCCACGCGCATCCTGAACCAGCGGCAGCAGATAATCGGCGTTTATGGCAAACAGCACCGCCGCAATCGCAAAGGGCAGCGCACCAAGGATCATGGCCGACGCACGCGCTTCTGCGGACAGGGCGCGTATCTTCTTCTTTAGCTTCAGGCGCTCGCGCAACTGCTCGGCCAGGTGTTCGATTGTTTCGACAAGGTTGCCGCCCGTCTCGGACTGAAGATGCGTGGCAACACTGAAAAACCGCACCTCTGGAACGTCGACACGGTCGGCAAGTCTGCGCAGGGTTTCGTTCAGGCTATGGCCAAGGGCCAGCATATCGCGGCATTTTTCCATCTCCAGCTTCAGCGGCGCTTGCGTGTTCTGGACAACGACATCCAGCGCATCTGACACTGGCCGCCCCGCCCGAAGGGCGCGCGCAAATGTATCAAGCGCTGTCGGCATTTGTGCAGCAAAGGCACTTGCGCGCCTGGCAGTCGAAATGCACAGAATTGACCAGCCCGCCATGCTGGATGCAACCAAACCGGCAACGATGCCAGCCATGGGCGGCATCAGCATGATGAAATGCGCGAATGCGGCACTACCGATTGCCCCGACAAGGATTAACCCCAGAAAATCACCACTGCGAAGCGCGATGCCCGCCTTTTGAAGCGCGGCATCCAGCGCCAGCCCGCGCCAGCCGAACCGCGCCGTTCTGCGTGCCCTTTCGCCCCGTGTCGCACCCTTGGTGCTTGCGAATGCGGCAACAGCCTGACTGTCCAATGCGCGGCTGATGCGGATTGCCCGCCCTTGCCGCTTCCGGTCCAGCGATATGATTGCCAGCAATCCAAATGACGTAAGCGTCA
Coding sequences within:
- a CDS encoding TadE/TadG family type IV pilus assembly protein, giving the protein MTPQGKIRQPIQLFRAGEKGAVAVEFALIAPLLIALVFGTISFGYLFGVSHSVQQLAAEAARVSVKGLEDDEREELAKDYIINAKLRYPLLRQDAISWTVDVTDGALADVQVTVIYAVDGSLLELANSLFGLGISEIVGRAYLAY
- a CDS encoding type II secretion system F family protein, coding for MFDADIYPFVLAAVALGVIVFAIGALISATTAGAQHDKRIARAIGRENTRRPRSISPSLATGAIGALRGIAASIGERLTIMSGGEARRSGAFLASAGFDGRDAVVIYAFVKTIVPGLCCIAGLIWIALFPSAGTSLVFQVALVAGFGLFLSKATDVLIGLRRNRRLAAIRDGLPDMLELFVIASEAGLGAQPSLERVARELKALHRELATELSRVLNELKVNNDRKKVFDDLAIRVPLVEIGQFTQTILQAERHGTPFSTAIRTLVREQRADRLFRVEEKAARLPVLMTIPLVFLIMPAVFVVLVGPAVIRVLDNIIGGM
- a CDS encoding type II secretion system F family protein, with product MVMTLLLFLGILLTLTSFGLLAIISLDRKRQGRAIRISRALDSQAVAAFASTKGATRGERARRTARFGWRGLALDAALQKAGIALRSGDFLGLILVGAIGSAAFAHFIMLMPPMAGIVAGLVASSMAGWSILCISTARRASAFAAQMPTALDTFARALRAGRPVSDALDVVVQNTQAPLKLEMEKCRDMLALGHSLNETLRRLADRVDVPEVRFFSVATHLQSETGGNLVETIEHLAEQLRERLKLKKKIRALSAEARASAMILGALPFAIAAVLFAINADYLLPLVQDARGRAMTGLGLASLAAGMLVLFRMGRLDV